Proteins from a single region of Pseudodesulfovibrio portus:
- the leuC gene encoding 3-isopropylmalate dehydratase large subunit, protein MGQTLAEKILQKHTDQEVSGAGQIVQCSVDMVLANDITAPLAIKSFKAMGAKKVFDKDKVSLVCDHFTPNKDIDSAEQVKVVREFAEEMGVTHYYECGEVGVEHALLPEKGIVGPGDVVVGADSHTCTYGGLGAFATGMGSTDVGAAMALGETWFKVPPTIRVNLTGTPGEYVGAKDFVLNQIGRLGVSGALYKALEYGGEVVDDMSIEGRMTIANMAIEAGGKVGLFPVDRKTLDYAEKAGFSGGEAMTADADAEYEQVLDIDVTGMAPQVACPHLPDNVKSVDDTAGLKIHQAVIGSCTNGRIEDMRVAAAILKGRQVNPKVRCIILPATPAIWKACMREGLMEIFMDSGCIVGPPTCGPCLGGHMGILAGGERAIATTNRNFKGRMGSLQSEVFLSNPAVAAASAVAGEIINPAKL, encoded by the coding sequence CATGGTCCTGGCCAACGACATCACCGCCCCCCTGGCCATCAAGTCCTTCAAGGCCATGGGCGCAAAAAAGGTGTTCGATAAAGACAAGGTCTCCCTGGTATGCGACCACTTCACTCCCAACAAGGACATCGACTCCGCCGAGCAGGTGAAGGTTGTTCGGGAATTTGCCGAGGAGATGGGCGTGACCCATTACTACGAGTGCGGCGAAGTGGGCGTGGAACATGCGCTGCTCCCGGAAAAGGGCATCGTCGGCCCCGGTGACGTGGTCGTGGGAGCGGACTCCCACACCTGCACCTACGGCGGTCTGGGGGCCTTTGCCACCGGCATGGGCTCCACGGACGTGGGCGCGGCCATGGCGCTGGGCGAGACCTGGTTCAAGGTGCCGCCCACCATCAGGGTCAACCTGACCGGTACCCCCGGCGAGTACGTGGGAGCCAAGGACTTCGTGCTCAATCAGATCGGCCGTCTCGGCGTGTCCGGCGCGCTCTACAAGGCGCTGGAATACGGCGGTGAAGTGGTGGACGACATGTCCATCGAGGGCCGCATGACCATCGCCAACATGGCCATCGAGGCCGGCGGCAAGGTCGGTCTGTTCCCGGTTGACCGGAAGACCCTGGACTATGCTGAAAAAGCCGGTTTCTCCGGCGGCGAAGCCATGACCGCCGATGCGGACGCCGAGTACGAGCAGGTGCTCGACATCGACGTCACCGGCATGGCTCCGCAGGTCGCCTGCCCGCATCTGCCCGACAACGTCAAATCCGTGGACGACACCGCAGGGCTGAAGATCCACCAGGCCGTGATCGGCTCCTGCACCAACGGCCGCATCGAGGACATGCGCGTGGCAGCCGCCATTCTCAAGGGCCGTCAGGTGAACCCCAAGGTGCGGTGCATCATCCTGCCCGCCACTCCGGCCATCTGGAAGGCGTGCATGCGGGAAGGGTTGATGGAGATATTCATGGATTCCGGTTGTATCGTGGGCCCGCCCACCTGCGGCCCCTGTCTGGGCGGCCATATGGGCATCCTGGCGGGCGGCGAACGCGCCATCGCGACCACCAACCGCAACTTCAAGGGCCGCATGGGCTCGCTTCAGTCCGAGGTCTTCCTGTCCAACCCCGCCGTGGCCGCCGCTTCCGCCGTGGCAGGCGAGATCATCAACCCGGCCAAGCTGTAG